The proteins below come from a single Chitinophaga pinensis DSM 2588 genomic window:
- a CDS encoding HEPN domain-containing protein — protein MKDETLYTLFRDFVFDIYPLLDPALEKKWIKNRYDKYPSLKYRDNGMPYLSNYSHNAPYNITDLFRGWGGKADIEIKEFQSYKELEAYLLNHKEYRETIYPTNKEGLDRKRFDWMAIQVIEDILERYYLLNKSKQQDETLFQSIYMEFEHYTYTENLEFDIAIPILFLQFEESEHVINDGMLIRRIGDDYQRARFNVRSTSSLMRDSVIAGATHELVFKNWHIKKEKKYADTSLSNEKAFPIAQFELFFNAIKIATNYNSGFAQILIYPKGWADFYSMDLPPLSGLTVRKYPNVFDDHSWNDSSVPVITSAETQRIASIYENLLTSDKNKIQFANKRLRSSYLRDNEEDTILDIIIALETLLSDNDKGELTHKLAMRTAKLLSVYNKKHNVMHVFQAIKKIYSYRSAVVHGTGKADSKREIKLHNEADPIPAISLANDYLREVLGIMIEHPEYLNAEEVDRLLLEG, from the coding sequence ATGAAAGACGAAACATTATATACCTTATTCCGAGACTTTGTATTTGATATATACCCGCTTTTAGATCCGGCATTGGAGAAGAAATGGATCAAAAACAGATACGACAAGTATCCGTCACTCAAATATAGAGATAACGGGATGCCATACTTAAGTAATTATAGCCATAATGCCCCCTATAATATTACTGATTTGTTTAGGGGTTGGGGAGGTAAAGCTGATATTGAGATAAAAGAATTTCAGTCTTACAAAGAACTGGAAGCATACCTCCTGAATCATAAAGAATATAGGGAAACTATCTACCCAACGAATAAGGAAGGTTTGGATAGAAAACGTTTCGACTGGATGGCGATACAGGTTATTGAAGATATTCTGGAAAGATATTATCTTTTAAATAAAAGTAAGCAGCAAGATGAAACCTTGTTCCAATCCATTTATATGGAATTTGAGCACTATACTTACACAGAAAACCTGGAGTTTGATATTGCCATACCAATATTGTTTTTGCAGTTTGAGGAATCGGAACATGTTATAAATGATGGTATGTTGATAAGAAGAATCGGGGATGATTATCAACGGGCCAGGTTTAACGTTAGAAGCACTTCTTCTCTTATGCGCGATAGTGTAATTGCAGGCGCTACTCATGAGCTGGTGTTTAAAAACTGGCATATCAAAAAAGAAAAAAAGTACGCTGATACCAGCCTTAGTAATGAAAAAGCGTTTCCAATAGCACAGTTTGAGCTGTTTTTTAACGCTATCAAAATTGCTACGAATTATAATTCAGGTTTTGCTCAGATATTGATTTACCCAAAGGGGTGGGCCGATTTTTACTCAATGGATCTACCACCGTTGAGTGGTTTAACCGTTAGAAAGTATCCTAACGTTTTTGATGACCACTCCTGGAATGATTCATCTGTTCCCGTAATAACGTCCGCCGAAACTCAACGCATAGCGTCTATTTATGAGAACCTGCTTACTAGCGATAAAAATAAAATACAATTCGCGAATAAAAGGCTACGATCTTCTTACCTAAGAGATAACGAAGAGGATACGATTCTCGACATAATTATTGCACTGGAAACGCTTCTAAGCGACAATGATAAGGGTGAATTAACGCATAAATTAGCTATGAGAACGGCAAAGCTTCTTAGCGTTTATAATAAGAAGCATAATGTAATGCACGTTTTTCAGGCTATTAAAAAAATCTATAGCTATCGTTCAGCGGTGGTACATGGTACAGGTAAGGCCGATTCAAAAAGAGAAATCAAATTGCATAATGAGGCAGATCCCATTCCGGCAATCTCATTGGCTAATGACTACTTGAGGGAGGTACTTGGGATAATGATAGAGCATCCCGAATATTTAAATGCAGAGGAGGTTGACCGTTTGTTGTTGGAAGGTTAG
- a CDS encoding UvrD-helicase domain-containing protein gives MKRVKPEDWQPADDMTLERTAMNIARRSNNKLVVAGPGAGKTELLAQKACFLLQTNTCRFPYKILAISFKRDAAHNLKERVRDRCGDDLSKRFESLTFDSFAKQILDRFKQALPEGYKISDDYDVELSDRKILDNYRFEDENYLNSTDPEVVLKLHAATLPHSARTKAERIRNKIWKEMLSSSPSQLSFKMIMRLAELIIKTNPKIKKYLQQTYHYVFLDEFQDTTDIQYDLFKTCFLGSGSHFTAVGDDKQRIMIWAGAQNTVFEDFMDDTGAARVALSTNFRCAPRLVTLLNHLTEHLLEKTDFATPSDKWQPDQGECSIWLFENAEKETQILFREVKEWITTEGINARDICILVKQQLTMYAGNLIEYFNRNGIKARDENKYQDMLTQEVSVFIINVLYLIYDPQNTNAKKDAFDFLSNIHTELEDQQLLKLEFAFTKFVKTLRKDYPNQFFGGDEIETMIAAIVDFAGKDRIRAHFTHYKNIGVLNKAIDDLEKELLHCYDVTNDIVDALDMLIGKDTIPVMTIHKSKGLEYHTVVFIGLEDGAFWSYEKQPDEDKCTFFVALSRAKERVVFTFSEVRPSKFGPREQSMHTIRQIVEELEKSGVVEIVEKN, from the coding sequence ATGAAAAGAGTAAAGCCTGAAGATTGGCAACCGGCGGACGATATGACGCTTGAACGTACGGCGATGAATATCGCAAGGCGGTCTAATAACAAGCTGGTTGTGGCAGGGCCGGGAGCTGGCAAAACAGAATTGTTGGCGCAAAAGGCTTGTTTTCTTTTGCAAACGAATACCTGCCGCTTTCCTTACAAGATCTTGGCCATCAGCTTTAAAAGAGATGCTGCGCATAATTTGAAAGAAAGAGTGCGCGATCGTTGCGGAGATGATCTTTCAAAAAGATTTGAGTCTTTAACGTTTGACTCCTTTGCAAAACAAATACTGGACAGATTTAAGCAGGCCCTGCCAGAAGGATATAAGATAAGCGATGATTATGATGTGGAGTTAAGCGACCGGAAAATACTTGATAACTATCGTTTCGAGGATGAGAATTATCTGAACAGCACAGATCCGGAGGTAGTATTGAAGCTGCATGCTGCCACCTTGCCTCATTCGGCCAGGACTAAAGCGGAAAGAATAAGAAATAAGATCTGGAAGGAAATGCTCAGCTCCTCTCCTTCTCAATTATCTTTCAAAATGATAATGCGATTGGCGGAGCTTATTATTAAAACCAATCCAAAGATTAAAAAATACTTACAGCAAACATATCATTATGTTTTTTTAGACGAGTTTCAGGATACGACGGACATACAATATGATCTGTTTAAAACATGCTTCCTGGGTAGTGGATCCCATTTTACGGCTGTAGGAGATGATAAGCAACGGATTATGATATGGGCCGGCGCCCAGAATACGGTGTTTGAAGATTTCATGGACGACACCGGTGCCGCTCGTGTGGCACTGAGCACAAATTTCCGTTGCGCTCCCCGCCTGGTTACCTTGTTGAACCATCTGACTGAACACTTGCTCGAGAAAACAGATTTTGCTACTCCATCGGACAAATGGCAGCCGGATCAGGGCGAGTGCTCAATCTGGTTGTTTGAGAACGCTGAGAAAGAAACGCAGATTCTTTTCAGGGAAGTAAAAGAGTGGATTACGACGGAGGGCATTAATGCGAGAGACATCTGCATTCTTGTTAAGCAGCAATTAACCATGTATGCAGGAAATCTCATAGAGTATTTTAACAGAAACGGAATTAAGGCAAGAGATGAAAACAAGTACCAGGATATGCTTACCCAGGAGGTATCTGTCTTCATCATTAATGTATTATACCTCATCTATGATCCTCAAAATACCAATGCGAAAAAGGATGCATTCGATTTTCTGAGCAATATTCATACGGAGCTGGAAGACCAGCAGTTGCTTAAACTGGAGTTTGCCTTTACCAAGTTTGTTAAAACCCTTCGTAAGGATTATCCGAATCAGTTCTTTGGTGGAGACGAAATTGAAACGATGATCGCTGCAATTGTCGATTTCGCTGGCAAGGATCGCATTCGCGCTCATTTTACTCATTATAAGAATATAGGAGTGCTGAACAAAGCAATAGACGATCTGGAAAAGGAACTGCTCCACTGCTACGATGTAACGAATGATATAGTAGATGCATTAGACATGTTAATTGGCAAGGATACCATTCCTGTAATGACTATTCATAAAAGCAAAGGTCTTGAATACCATACCGTTGTATTTATCGGTTTGGAAGATGGCGCTTTCTGGTCTTACGAAAAGCAGCCGGATGAGGATAAGTGTACTTTCTTTGTGGCGCTTTCGAGGGCGAAGGAGAGAGTTGTTTTCACATTCAGCGAAGTAAGACCCAGCAAGTTTGGACCACGGGAACAGTCGATGCACACTATCAGGCAGATTGTGGAAGAACTGGAAAAATCAGGGGTGGTGGAGATTGTTGAAAAAAACTGA
- a CDS encoding RagB/SusD family nutrient uptake outer membrane protein gives MRFTSIRLSALSFIIASLFVSCKKFLDVGYPPDKIVPEYIYSSNKSAANVLTGLYYDMQLGGSLAHGRYSFSVQLGLQADEIAALPGSFLNGQYRNIFRYDFWTTLYKLIYRANAALEGLTASTSLSPDVKNQLLGEAYFLRAFYYFYLVNLYGDVPLILNSDYKSNSNASRTPMADVYNKMVGDLKLAEQLLSDNYLAPNAASVVDDRLRPTKAVATAMLARVYLYQKNWKDAAAEASKVIDNKAVYDTVALDQVFLMNSKEAIWQLQPNYEEGTFNNTLDADVFVLINGPNPFQKPVVVADFLLEAFEKGDQRRQHWIGVNHASNGTTYYYPFKYKVYEPDVDRAEYIMVMRLAEQYLIRAEARAELNDIKGAQDDLNTVRSRAGLPDTDASDKTALVKAILHERQIELFSEWGHRWLDLKRTGTVDDVMGKITPLKGGTWESYKQLFDIPVSEFKYNGNLVQNTGYPSR, from the coding sequence ATGAGATTTACTAGCATAAGACTGTCTGCGCTTTCTTTCATCATAGCTTCTCTATTTGTCTCTTGTAAAAAATTCCTGGATGTTGGTTATCCTCCGGATAAGATTGTTCCCGAATATATCTATTCTTCTAATAAATCGGCAGCTAACGTACTCACGGGTTTATATTATGATATGCAGCTTGGTGGCAGCCTTGCACACGGCCGCTATAGCTTTTCAGTTCAACTGGGTTTGCAGGCAGATGAAATTGCCGCTTTACCCGGTAGTTTCTTAAACGGTCAGTACCGGAATATTTTTCGCTATGATTTCTGGACGACCCTTTATAAGCTTATTTATCGTGCCAATGCCGCTTTAGAAGGACTAACGGCTTCTACTTCTCTATCACCTGATGTTAAAAACCAGCTATTAGGAGAGGCTTATTTCTTAAGGGCCTTTTATTACTTCTATCTGGTGAATTTATATGGTGATGTTCCTTTAATTCTTAATTCTGATTATAAAAGTAATAGTAATGCTTCGCGAACACCCATGGCCGATGTTTATAATAAAATGGTGGGCGATTTGAAATTAGCGGAGCAGTTGTTATCGGATAACTACCTGGCACCGAACGCCGCTTCCGTGGTAGACGATAGGCTGCGCCCTACCAAAGCCGTCGCTACTGCAATGTTAGCAAGGGTTTACCTGTATCAGAAGAACTGGAAGGATGCCGCTGCGGAAGCGAGTAAAGTTATCGATAATAAAGCAGTATACGATACCGTGGCGCTTGATCAGGTTTTCTTAATGAACAGCAAGGAGGCTATCTGGCAGTTGCAGCCAAATTATGAAGAAGGCACCTTTAATAATACACTGGATGCTGATGTGTTTGTTTTGATCAACGGCCCGAACCCTTTTCAAAAACCGGTGGTGGTAGCTGACTTTTTACTGGAAGCGTTTGAAAAAGGTGATCAGAGAAGGCAGCATTGGATAGGTGTTAACCATGCTAGTAACGGAACCACTTACTATTACCCTTTTAAGTATAAAGTTTATGAGCCGGATGTGGACCGTGCGGAGTATATCATGGTGATGCGTTTGGCGGAGCAATACCTGATCAGGGCTGAGGCTAGAGCTGAATTGAATGATATAAAGGGGGCACAGGATGATCTTAATACCGTACGTTCCAGGGCCGGATTGCCTGATACCGACGCATCGGACAAAACAGCATTGGTGAAAGCGATTTTACATGAGCGTCAAATAGAGCTGTTTTCAGAATGGGGCCATCGCTGGTTGGATCTTAAGCGCACTGGTACGGTGGACGATGTAATGGGAAAGATCACCCCGCTTAAAGGCGGCACCTGGGAAAGTTATAAACAGCTTTTTGATATTCCAGTATCGGAGTTTAAGTACAATGGAAATCTGGTGCAGAATACTGGCTATCCATCCCGGTAG
- a CDS encoding ATP-dependent nuclease, giving the protein MKISTLTIKGFKSFGPQETRITLRKNLAAFIGLNSAGKTSALEALKRLFGSSLAEREIYREDFHIGKDENSDEITERELSIEVRIDFTEEEQEAVPHFFSNMVVDDMDMDLYIRIRLEATWKKSDMTPQGEIEIKNYFIKVPEGSTEQPDSKQPFPNHFRSLIQILYVPAIRRPAEQLKYASGTILYRVLRKINWKDDFKEEFDAKIEEINEAFKGLPEFATVQTSITGFWQQFHKDERYRDTQIGFSGSDFETVLKRLEVSFNPTGTHKSFGIDELGEGYRSMFYLTLVCSLLDVEEKMADTEDEESIGVNRPLLTILAIEEPENHIAPQLLGRVIKILKTIAEKENSQVVLSSHTPAIIKRLDPESILHFRITENYETEVNKIKLPVKKSEAYKYVKEAVHNYPEIYFARLVVIGEGDSEAVIFNRLMEVMNVDFDDNIITFAPLGHRFVNHIWKLLDALKIPHITLLDLDREREGGGWGRVKYAIEQLLEVNVEKKDLLELKDGSVLPDEDFRKMHTWSIKDKDDIKKLNDWVNSLKEYNIFYSVPLDLDFLMLTHYTDAYKKAIPKGGGPEIPDKEKNEQGFKDKTEGAVKATLKSEKATGFTYSQAEKELMIWYNYHFLGRGKPSTHIEVLSNMTDEEIIKDLPPVFNDVFNAISSILKPTSKNEKSKA; this is encoded by the coding sequence ATGAAAATATCCACATTAACAATCAAAGGATTTAAATCCTTTGGCCCGCAGGAAACCAGGATCACGCTGCGCAAAAATCTCGCTGCCTTTATTGGGCTAAACAGTGCTGGCAAAACCAGCGCGCTTGAAGCACTGAAGCGGCTATTCGGCTCTTCATTGGCAGAAAGGGAGATCTACAGAGAAGATTTCCATATTGGCAAGGATGAAAATAGCGACGAAATAACAGAAAGGGAGCTTTCTATCGAAGTAAGAATTGATTTTACGGAGGAGGAACAGGAAGCCGTGCCGCACTTCTTTTCCAATATGGTGGTAGACGATATGGATATGGATTTGTATATCCGTATCAGACTGGAAGCTACCTGGAAAAAATCGGACATGACGCCTCAGGGAGAAATTGAGATTAAAAACTATTTCATTAAAGTGCCGGAAGGCTCGACCGAACAACCTGATAGCAAACAACCTTTCCCTAATCATTTCAGGAGCCTGATTCAAATTCTGTATGTTCCCGCCATCAGAAGACCAGCCGAACAGCTGAAATATGCATCTGGCACTATCCTCTACCGGGTATTGAGAAAAATAAACTGGAAGGATGATTTTAAAGAGGAGTTTGATGCGAAGATAGAAGAGATAAACGAAGCGTTTAAAGGCTTACCAGAGTTCGCCACCGTACAAACGTCCATTACAGGCTTTTGGCAGCAGTTTCATAAGGATGAACGGTACAGAGATACGCAGATCGGATTTAGCGGAAGTGATTTTGAAACGGTACTCAAACGGCTGGAAGTATCTTTTAATCCTACAGGCACGCATAAATCGTTTGGTATAGATGAATTGGGTGAGGGTTATCGTTCCATGTTTTATCTCACCCTGGTATGTTCCCTCCTGGATGTGGAAGAAAAGATGGCTGACACTGAGGATGAAGAGTCGATCGGCGTCAACAGACCGCTGCTTACGATCCTGGCTATCGAAGAACCCGAAAATCATATTGCTCCGCAACTGCTGGGAAGGGTAATTAAAATACTTAAAACCATTGCAGAGAAGGAGAACTCACAGGTTGTATTGTCATCACATACACCTGCGATTATAAAACGGCTGGACCCGGAAAGTATTTTGCACTTCCGGATCACAGAAAACTATGAAACGGAAGTAAATAAAATAAAACTTCCGGTAAAGAAAAGTGAGGCATATAAATATGTGAAGGAAGCGGTGCATAATTATCCGGAAATTTATTTTGCCCGCCTGGTGGTTATCGGTGAAGGTGATAGCGAGGCTGTAATATTTAACCGGCTGATGGAGGTGATGAATGTTGATTTTGATGACAACATAATCACGTTTGCGCCGCTGGGACACCGTTTTGTTAATCACATCTGGAAATTGTTGGATGCGTTGAAAATTCCGCATATTACGCTTCTCGACCTGGATAGGGAGAGAGAAGGTGGTGGATGGGGACGAGTTAAATATGCGATAGAACAGTTACTTGAAGTAAATGTTGAAAAGAAGGACCTGCTTGAATTAAAAGATGGGTCAGTTCTGCCGGATGAAGACTTTAGGAAAATGCACACATGGTCAATAAAGGATAAAGATGATATCAAGAAACTGAACGACTGGGTTAATTCGCTTAAAGAGTATAACATCTTCTATTCAGTCCCTTTAGATCTGGATTTTTTAATGCTTACCCATTATACTGATGCTTATAAAAAAGCCATACCTAAGGGAGGTGGTCCCGAAATACCGGATAAAGAGAAAAATGAGCAGGGATTTAAAGACAAAACTGAAGGTGCCGTAAAAGCTACCTTAAAATCGGAAAAGGCCACTGGCTTTACGTATTCACAGGCGGAGAAAGAACTGATGATTTGGTATAACTATCATTTCCTTGGAAGAGGAAAGCCATCTACACATATTGAGGTGCTATCGAATATGACCGATGAGGAGATTATTAAAGATCTGCCCCCTGTATTTAATGATGTTTTTAATGCTATTTCTTCCATCTTAAAACCAACTTCAAAGAATGAAAAGAGTAAAGCCTGA
- a CDS encoding glycoside hydrolase family 2: MFKKECKCILLSLSLGVILTNVQGQANGNWQAPKDAIATRWTKMVNPSNVLPEYPRPQLVRNNWTNLNGLWEYAVTQQSVGTPDNFSGNILVPYPFESALSGVKKRLQPDQWLWYKRSFTKPVLKPGERLLLHFGAVDFEAVVFINDKELGSHKGGYQHFSIDVTDALTTGKNNLVVRVWDPTDKGPNPHGKQVLNPEGIMYTPSSGIWQTVWLEVVPQVFVQSLKITPDVDKHQVRVDFAVNKDGKSPDLFAAGSPAATTGLSDYTVELNVKKGTTVVTSVKQPLEKSAYITLQNARLWSPDDPFLYDLQVKLWKGGKLVDEVTSYFGMRKVDIQKDKQGVDRIFLNNQYTYNLGTLDQGFWPDGLYTAPTDAALKFDIEAAKAMGFNTIRKHIKIEPDRWYYYADKLGMLVWQDMVNPGNDAPAGHSQFEQENKENVAQLYNHPSIVTWVLFNEKWGQYDQERLTNWFKAQDPTRLINGHSGEMLYVNDQLRSPSPNAWVAADMTDVHSYPFPRNAPAEPGKARVLGEFGGIGVPVEGHLWSDLQAGWGYDGVVSPSVMQQQYKQMADSLKVLERLGLSASIYTQPFDVESEQNGIITYDRAIIKLPVATIRSINAQVWPATKNFLLATKGFSASVADTVSKSYAVRLKEYQQGKKDSAFLRALTVLADAQKDPAMVEKLAAEHISQMKNPLSEVNLKFIMRFTNTTRDPGFAVLYKNVQKVNEILGKDEAESKITAAIEKDEINPYLPTDGKPDWTSIEKRAITKYGDLGKEIVWQTKVFYAANHQDWDGFGLALRPWFEKYGSKRKWITSGTINALGWAAFENTTNRNTLEAALVLTSHGVQQEEQTNLLDTHANLLYKLGKKQEALHWEEKALTASNGDAEIQNNYEKMKRDEPTWPRVN, encoded by the coding sequence ATGTTTAAAAAAGAATGTAAATGTATTTTGTTGTCACTGTCGTTGGGTGTTATATTAACTAATGTACAGGGACAGGCTAATGGGAACTGGCAGGCGCCTAAGGATGCTATCGCAACGCGCTGGACGAAGATGGTGAACCCTTCTAATGTGTTGCCGGAATATCCCCGACCGCAATTGGTACGCAATAATTGGACGAACCTTAATGGCCTTTGGGAATATGCCGTAACGCAGCAAAGTGTAGGAACTCCTGATAATTTTTCAGGCAATATCCTGGTGCCCTATCCCTTTGAATCAGCTTTATCAGGTGTAAAGAAAAGATTGCAACCGGATCAATGGCTTTGGTATAAACGCAGCTTCACCAAACCTGTTCTAAAGCCAGGTGAGCGCCTGCTGCTGCATTTTGGTGCAGTGGATTTTGAAGCGGTTGTTTTTATAAATGATAAGGAGCTGGGAAGCCATAAGGGAGGATACCAGCACTTTTCTATCGATGTAACAGATGCTTTAACTACAGGGAAAAACAACCTGGTGGTGAGAGTGTGGGATCCAACCGACAAAGGGCCTAACCCGCATGGTAAGCAGGTGCTGAATCCGGAAGGTATTATGTATACCCCCAGCAGCGGCATTTGGCAAACCGTGTGGCTGGAGGTGGTACCGCAGGTGTTTGTGCAATCGTTGAAGATAACGCCGGATGTAGATAAGCATCAGGTGAGGGTCGATTTTGCCGTAAACAAGGATGGAAAATCACCTGATCTTTTTGCCGCAGGCTCCCCTGCGGCAACCACCGGCCTTTCGGATTATACGGTTGAATTGAATGTGAAGAAAGGCACAACCGTTGTTACATCGGTTAAGCAGCCCTTAGAGAAATCGGCCTATATCACCTTACAGAATGCCCGGCTTTGGAGCCCTGACGATCCTTTCTTATATGATCTCCAGGTAAAGCTATGGAAAGGAGGCAAACTGGTAGATGAGGTTACCAGTTACTTTGGTATGCGAAAGGTGGATATACAGAAGGATAAGCAGGGTGTAGACCGTATTTTCTTAAACAACCAGTACACCTATAACCTGGGAACCTTGGATCAGGGCTTTTGGCCGGATGGATTGTATACAGCCCCTACAGACGCTGCCCTGAAATTTGATATTGAGGCGGCAAAGGCGATGGGTTTTAATACCATTCGTAAGCATATAAAGATAGAACCAGACCGCTGGTATTATTATGCAGACAAGCTGGGAATGCTTGTTTGGCAGGATATGGTAAACCCCGGTAATGATGCCCCCGCCGGCCATAGCCAGTTTGAACAGGAAAATAAGGAGAACGTAGCCCAGTTATACAACCATCCTTCTATTGTTACCTGGGTTTTGTTCAACGAAAAGTGGGGACAGTATGATCAGGAACGACTCACCAACTGGTTTAAGGCGCAAGACCCTACCCGCTTGATCAACGGCCATTCCGGTGAAATGCTGTATGTGAATGATCAGCTCCGTAGCCCATCTCCTAATGCCTGGGTAGCGGCTGACATGACGGATGTTCACTCCTACCCCTTCCCCCGTAATGCTCCGGCAGAACCAGGCAAGGCACGTGTGCTGGGTGAATTTGGTGGTATTGGCGTGCCTGTAGAAGGGCATTTATGGAGCGATCTTCAGGCTGGCTGGGGCTATGACGGCGTTGTTAGTCCTTCTGTAATGCAACAGCAATATAAGCAGATGGCTGATTCGCTGAAGGTGCTGGAGCGCTTAGGTTTAAGCGCTTCTATCTATACGCAACCCTTTGATGTGGAATCTGAACAAAATGGTATAATAACGTACGATAGAGCCATCATTAAGCTTCCGGTAGCAACTATTAGAAGCATAAATGCGCAGGTATGGCCAGCTACTAAAAACTTTCTGCTGGCTACCAAAGGATTTTCGGCTTCCGTAGCAGATACGGTATCAAAATCGTACGCGGTACGATTGAAAGAATACCAGCAAGGCAAAAAGGATTCTGCCTTTTTAAGGGCGCTCACCGTATTGGCAGATGCGCAAAAAGACCCGGCAATGGTGGAAAAGCTCGCCGCGGAACATATTAGTCAGATGAAAAATCCGCTAAGTGAGGTGAACCTGAAATTCATTATGCGGTTTACCAACACTACCCGCGATCCCGGATTTGCGGTATTATACAAAAACGTTCAAAAGGTAAACGAGATACTTGGCAAAGACGAAGCGGAAAGTAAGATTACCGCCGCTATAGAAAAGGACGAAATCAATCCCTACCTGCCAACAGACGGAAAGCCCGATTGGACGAGCATTGAAAAGCGCGCCATAACAAAGTATGGAGATTTGGGCAAAGAGATCGTTTGGCAAACCAAGGTGTTCTATGCTGCCAATCACCAGGATTGGGATGGCTTTGGCCTGGCGCTGCGGCCCTGGTTTGAGAAGTATGGCTCTAAACGGAAGTGGATCACCTCCGGCACCATTAACGCGCTGGGCTGGGCAGCATTTGAGAATACCACCAATAGAAATACATTGGAAGCAGCGCTCGTTCTAACCTCACATGGAGTACAGCAGGAGGAGCAAACCAACCTCTTGGACACGCATGCGAACCTGTTGTATAAATTAGGCAAAAAACAAGAAGCCCTTCACTGGGAAGAAAAAGCCTTAACGGCCTCTAACGGCGATGCCGAAATTCAAAATAATTATGAAAAGATGAAACGCGACGAGCCTACCTGGCCTCGCGTGAATTAA